In Calonectris borealis chromosome 8, bCalBor7.hap1.2, whole genome shotgun sequence, a single genomic region encodes these proteins:
- the DNASE2B gene encoding deoxyribonuclease-2-beta: protein MPAGSAWCHPALLLLLSSAPLWAAEISCRNEDGETVDWFALYKLPKHAKGEIPMLGLEYLYMDALAPQWQLGKYLVNMTQGALGQTLKQLYETYESERNSIAYAIYNDEVPESDSDGWKRGHTKGFLLLDKSQGFWVVHSVPLFPPIPEDGYGYPATGESYGQTAICITFKYDQFTEIDQQMLSYNPGIYSCSIPNIFQADLPNLQKLCAGSRLPSVPLRHLSKLQSAHGETFLHFAKSHLYIDDIYVAWVAQELKTDLLAESWQHSGQKLPSNCSLNYHVYNINLIGTPLNSTFYSINDHSKWAVSRKDKDQWICIGDLNRAAEQAWRSGGFICTQNEHIYKAFRHLIMHYESCTDASALI from the exons ATGCCTGCGGGGTCTGCATGGTGTCACCCTGCTTTGCTATTGCTTCTCTCCTCCGCGCCCCTGTGGGCAGCTGAGATTTCCTGCAGGAATGAAGACGGGGAGACAGTCGATTG GTTTGCTCTTTACAAGTTGCCAAAACATGCCAAAGGAGAGATTCCCATGCTGGGGCTGGAATACCTGTACATGGACGCCCTGGCTCCACAGTGGCAGCTGGGTAAATACCTCGTCAACATGACACAGGGTGCTCTGGGACAAACACTGAAGCAGCTGTACGAGACATACGAATCTGAG AGGAACAGCATTGCATATGCTATATACAATGATGAGGTCCCTGAATCAGACTCCGACGGGTGGAAAAGAGGGCATACCAAAG GATTTCTGCTCTTGGACAAATCTCAAGGCTTCTGGGTGGTTCACAGTGTGCCTCTGTTCCCTCCCATCCCTGAGGATGGTTACGGGTATCCAGCTACCGGGGAGTCCTACGGCCAGACAGCCATCTGTATAACCTTCAAATATGACCAGTTCACAGAAATAG ACCAACAGATGCTGAGTTATAATCCAGGAATCTACAGCTGTTCCATCCCTAAcatcttccaagcagatctcCCAAATCTGCAGAAGCTCTGTGCAGGGTCCAGGCTGCCCTCAGTCCCCTTGCGCCACCTCTCCAAACTCCAGTCAGCTCATGGGGAAACCTTTCTCCACTTTGCGAAGTCACACCTGTACATAGACG ATATCTACGTGGCCTGGGTGGCTCAGGAACTGAAGACTGATTTGTTGGCTGAATCCTGGCAGCATTCCGGCCAAAAACTTCCCTCAAATTGCTCTCTCAACTACCACGTCTACAACATAAACCTAATAGGGACGCCATTGAATTCCACCTTTTATTCCATTAACGATCATTCCAAATGGGCTGTTTCAAGGAAAGACAAAGATCAGTGGATCTGCATCGGAGACTTAAACCGTGCTGCTGAGCAAGCTTGGAGAAGTGGTGGGTTCATCTGTACGCAGAACGAGCACATCTACAAAGCCTTCAGACATTTGATAATGCACTATGAAAGTTGCACTGATGCTTCCGCATTGATATAA